One genomic segment of Terriglobales bacterium includes these proteins:
- a CDS encoding DNA gyrase subunit B has translation MATKETLTGSAVANEKNEKAQPKPKKAKANGGNGNGDYTAADIKVLGGMEAVRKRPAMYIGSTGEMGLHHLVYEVVDNSVDEALAGFADHIDVTIHIDNSITVVDNGRGIPVDDMEVDGETMPAAQVVMTMLHAGGKFDTSSYKVSGGLHGVGVSVVNALSYQLDLEIWRDGFVWEQSYSRGEPTSKLKKTGKTQKRGTRVRFLPDKTIFTSIEFNHDTLAQRLRELAFLNKGLEITLTDERASDTKTGEAKRTEFKYTGGIAEFIKHLNRGKSVLHDRPIYMEAERDGVNMEIALQYNDGYSESLFTFANNINTVDGGTHLSGFRTALTRTINYAGQQLGLFKDVKENLTGDDVREGLVAVISVKLPQPQFEGQTKGKLNSDIAGVVQAFVNERLGSFFELNPPVARKIINKAIEAARAREAARKARDLTRRKGALDSGGLPGKLADCSERDPGRCELFLVEGESAGGTAKQGRDRRFQAILPLKGKILNVEKARYDKMLGHEEIRAMITALGTGIGKEDFDPTKLRYGKVILMTDADVDGSHIRTLLLTFFFRHMQDLIKRQNVYIAQPPLYRIKKGKSEQYIKDDRQFVQVMIKRAAESMTVRYGEGAAKLEGAALTKFMTVLNEYFGFFDKVDKRLRNEEVT, from the coding sequence ATGGCGACCAAAGAAACGCTGACAGGAAGCGCTGTGGCCAACGAAAAGAACGAAAAAGCGCAGCCCAAGCCCAAGAAGGCGAAGGCCAACGGCGGCAACGGCAACGGCGACTACACCGCCGCCGACATCAAGGTGCTGGGCGGGATGGAGGCGGTGCGCAAGCGCCCCGCCATGTACATCGGCTCCACCGGCGAGATGGGGCTGCATCACCTGGTCTACGAGGTGGTGGACAACTCGGTGGACGAGGCGCTGGCCGGCTTCGCCGACCACATCGACGTCACCATCCACATCGACAACTCCATCACCGTGGTGGACAACGGCCGCGGCATCCCTGTCGACGACATGGAAGTGGACGGCGAGACCATGCCCGCGGCGCAAGTGGTCATGACCATGCTGCACGCCGGCGGCAAGTTCGATACCTCCAGCTACAAGGTCTCGGGCGGGCTGCACGGCGTCGGCGTCTCCGTGGTCAACGCGCTCAGCTACCAGTTGGATCTGGAGATCTGGCGCGACGGCTTCGTGTGGGAGCAGAGCTACTCGCGCGGCGAGCCGACGTCGAAGCTGAAGAAGACGGGCAAGACGCAGAAGCGGGGCACGCGCGTGCGCTTCCTGCCCGACAAGACCATCTTCACCTCCATCGAGTTCAACCACGACACCCTGGCGCAGCGACTGCGGGAACTGGCCTTCCTCAACAAGGGCCTGGAGATCACGCTGACCGACGAGCGCGCCAGCGACACCAAGACGGGCGAAGCCAAGCGCACCGAGTTCAAGTACACCGGCGGGATCGCCGAGTTCATCAAGCACCTGAACCGCGGCAAGAGCGTGCTGCACGACCGCCCCATCTACATGGAGGCCGAGCGCGACGGCGTGAACATGGAGATCGCGCTGCAGTACAACGACGGCTACTCCGAGTCGCTCTTCACCTTCGCCAACAACATCAACACGGTGGACGGGGGCACGCATCTCTCCGGCTTCCGCACCGCGCTCACCCGCACCATCAACTACGCCGGGCAGCAGCTCGGCCTGTTCAAGGACGTCAAGGAGAACCTGACCGGGGACGACGTGCGCGAGGGCCTGGTGGCGGTGATCAGCGTGAAGCTGCCGCAGCCGCAGTTCGAAGGCCAGACCAAGGGCAAGCTGAACTCCGACATCGCCGGGGTGGTGCAGGCCTTCGTCAACGAGCGTCTGGGGTCGTTCTTCGAATTGAACCCGCCGGTAGCGCGCAAGATCATCAACAAGGCCATCGAGGCGGCGCGGGCGCGCGAAGCCGCGCGCAAGGCCCGCGACCTCACCCGCCGCAAGGGCGCGCTCGATTCCGGCGGCCTGCCCGGCAAGCTGGCCGACTGCTCGGAGCGCGATCCCGGGCGCTGCGAGTTGTTCCTGGTGGAGGGCGAATCGGCCGGTGGCACCGCCAAGCAGGGGCGCGACCGCCGCTTCCAGGCCATCCTGCCGCTGAAAGGCAAGATCCTGAACGTGGAGAAGGCGCGCTACGACAAGATGCTGGGGCACGAGGAGATCCGCGCCATGATCACGGCGCTGGGCACCGGCATCGGCAAGGAAGACTTCGATCCCACCAAGCTGCGCTATGGCAAGGTCATCCTCATGACCGACGCCGACGTGGACGGCTCCCACATCCGCACCCTGCTGCTCACCTTCTTCTTCCGCCACATGCAGGACCTGATCAAGCGGCAGAACGTCTACATCGCGCAGCCTCCGCTCTACCGCATCAAGAAAGGGAAGAGCGAGCAGTACATCAAGGACGACCGGCAGTTCGTGCAGGTGATGATCAAGCGCGCTGCCGAGTCCATGACCGTGCGCTACGGCGAAGGCGCGGCCAAGCTGGAAGGCGCGGCCCTCACCAAGTTCATGACCGTGCTCAACGAGTACTTCGGCTTCTTCGACAAGGTGGACAAGCGCCTGCGCAACGAAGAAGTCACC
- a CDS encoding energy transducer TonB: RALLAAVVVALGLPAWAQEAQAPAPIPRPAQLDQAIEDFARGIPAGITADRYAAFAVEMPKDEAEYKALNKHALLVVAALAKDASELPLQRVYLEQENRTTELSPFAVARSEMWAGSPAGKLMGTHRVDAYYLIPLSAWRQPGTLLADFAAHRQEFVLGKFPQEIKEEFIRNDAQPDPEQGRNIAAEAIGGMAQRAVPDWASSGQTVPAFICPQPLPAAPYAPCQPMPLRIRVSAEVAAGMLAYRVAPRYPEIAKAHRLQGWVVLHVIIGKDGKVQQLGVVSGHPVLVPAAMDAVRQWRYRPYLLQGQPVEVDTQVTIAFTLSGG; encoded by the coding sequence AAGGGCACTTCTGGCGGCAGTAGTGGTTGCGCTCGGCCTGCCGGCGTGGGCGCAGGAGGCGCAGGCCCCGGCGCCCATCCCCCGGCCGGCGCAGCTCGACCAGGCCATCGAAGATTTCGCGCGCGGGATCCCGGCGGGGATCACCGCCGACCGCTACGCCGCCTTTGCGGTGGAGATGCCCAAGGACGAGGCCGAGTACAAAGCGCTGAACAAGCACGCGCTGCTGGTGGTGGCGGCGCTCGCGAAGGACGCGAGCGAATTGCCGCTCCAGCGGGTGTATCTCGAGCAGGAGAACCGGACCACGGAGCTCTCACCGTTCGCGGTGGCGCGCAGCGAGATGTGGGCAGGCTCGCCCGCGGGCAAGCTCATGGGCACGCACCGCGTGGACGCTTATTACCTCATTCCCCTCAGTGCCTGGCGGCAGCCGGGAACGCTGCTGGCGGACTTCGCCGCGCATCGCCAGGAGTTCGTCCTGGGCAAGTTTCCGCAGGAGATCAAGGAGGAATTCATCCGCAACGATGCCCAGCCGGATCCGGAACAGGGCCGCAACATCGCCGCCGAGGCGATTGGTGGGATGGCGCAACGTGCGGTGCCGGACTGGGCGTCGTCGGGGCAGACAGTGCCTGCCTTCATCTGCCCGCAGCCGCTGCCGGCGGCGCCGTATGCACCCTGCCAGCCGATGCCGCTGCGCATCCGGGTGAGCGCGGAAGTAGCGGCGGGGATGCTGGCATACAGGGTGGCACCCCGGTATCCCGAGATTGCCAAGGCTCACCGCCTCCAAGGCTGGGTGGTTCTGCACGTGATCATCGGCAAAGACGGGAAAGTGCAGCAGCTGGGTGTGGTCAGCGGACATCCAGTGCTGGTTCCGGCGGCCATGGACGCTGTGAGGCAGTGGCGCTATCGGCCCTACCTGCTGCAAGGGCAGCCGGTTGAGGTGGACACCCAAGTCACCATCGCCTTTACACTCTCCGGCGGGTAA